In Candidatus Bathyarchaeota archaeon, one genomic interval encodes:
- a CDS encoding FtsX-like permease family protein: MLGLRFLAKTVLVLLSLLICLNFIPLSTQADGSDMVNVRGVVLDDETGCPLPGAQVIFWSIDKGALTVTTDLNGYFFLQAMPKGFYTIYCYCDRKDTPGIDYVPFRQHVHLTEDMELSFNLLPGASVRVEGEFRPFESMQIIRTIVFHVDGIPEDKRALSSYGSAYAANQILRLDGRSVIVPSNMPVKVNVEIYLVDGSVRRVLIDSSAENISVSQGGLLRLDLRNLYLKSEVQSGSLYRYLEMVREYLEENKKLGFFVFYEETRLTHGEKLIEAATAHLAEGDYDAVYADLRESYLIIMDVANSLLSMRSNASATVYFITPFLASTALAFSFVIFDERHRQLLVSISLYILLLILLYHLYPGYSIFQSSTIMPWYGAHSGSGSIVILTVSSFLASYLIIFILPRFFSKAKSDWGISIIGALSAAFSISARNLRRRKLRAALTSIFLFTAVFAFVTLTSFSYESGLASIYMFGRIAPPYDGVIVRKPTEDELRPYDSIETAVTLWLKGRRGVTVVAPKVESVPQMYRIGYLENEELGLTFEVQGLVGIFPRLEENVSEVKSCLLNGRFLGDDDLTGILISAEASKALKVGVNETVKALGQRFIVVGVFDGRALEGVREMDGTSFVPIYLVSAGMDIVPAECSGGKVIIVHANAASKLTQTVTSRVAVRSTQSLEELARLTVLNWPNIECFICIGGKITRMYIGSYYKTSGFAPLAVPLIMVVLNVGLVVLASVYERRREVSILSTVGLNPFQITAVFLAEAVVIGIIAGSIGYILGVSSYRFLALLGFPLDVKIKTEAIWCILAFCFSIGAAVLGAAVPANRASTVVTPSTLKKWRIEREPKNPDDPWILNIPLRVPPKSMNDLFEFIQERLRRYADGQIDRIDVRDALWRGVKKADPKTAEENTSYIKFMHIQKEKNMVTTNTLLFTETGEQGSYGLLLISKTREGTSRQKGRYFVHQTASLIRRLILEYTAERAHSENLQKKARKDMHSQ, encoded by the coding sequence ATGCTGGGCTTAAGATTCTTGGCTAAGACTGTCCTCGTATTGTTATCTCTCCTAATCTGCCTTAATTTCATACCACTGTCCACGCAAGCTGATGGGTCAGACATGGTAAATGTTCGAGGAGTAGTTTTAGATGATGAGACGGGTTGTCCTCTGCCTGGGGCTCAGGTAATATTTTGGAGTATAGATAAAGGCGCATTAACGGTAACAACCGATCTGAATGGTTATTTTTTCCTTCAGGCAATGCCCAAGGGCTTTTACACAATCTATTGCTACTGTGACCGCAAGGACACGCCTGGAATAGATTATGTCCCTTTCCGGCAACATGTTCATCTCACAGAGGATATGGAATTATCATTTAATCTTCTACCAGGAGCCTCAGTGAGGGTAGAAGGCGAGTTCAGGCCATTTGAGTCGATGCAGATCATTAGGACGATCGTCTTTCATGTCGACGGCATCCCTGAAGATAAGCGTGCACTATCAAGTTATGGGTCGGCTTATGCCGCAAATCAGATACTTAGGTTAGACGGCAGATCAGTCATAGTTCCCTCCAACATGCCAGTAAAGGTTAATGTCGAGATATATCTTGTAGACGGGTCTGTGAGGAGGGTACTCATAGACTCCTCAGCGGAGAATATCTCGGTGTCTCAGGGCGGGCTCCTAAGGCTCGACCTCAGAAACCTATATTTGAAGTCGGAAGTGCAGTCAGGCTCCCTCTATCGCTATTTGGAAATGGTGAGAGAGTACCTAGAAGAGAACAAGAAACTTGGGTTCTTTGTTTTTTATGAGGAGACACGGTTGACGCACGGGGAGAAACTTATTGAGGCGGCAACGGCCCATCTTGCCGAAGGCGATTATGATGCAGTCTACGCAGACCTAAGGGAATCTTACCTCATAATAATGGATGTAGCGAATTCTCTGTTGAGTATGCGATCTAACGCTTCAGCCACTGTATACTTCATCACGCCATTCCTAGCTTCAACAGCCCTTGCGTTTTCATTCGTCATCTTCGACGAGAGACACCGCCAACTGCTGGTTAGCATCTCCTTATACATCCTACTTCTCATCCTATTATACCATTTGTATCCCGGCTACAGCATATTCCAAAGTAGCACAATAATGCCTTGGTATGGCGCTCATTCGGGAAGCGGATCCATCGTCATATTGACCGTTTCGTCTTTCCTCGCATCATACCTCATTATATTTATTCTACCAAGATTCTTCAGCAAAGCGAAATCGGACTGGGGGATCTCTATCATAGGAGCATTATCCGCAGCGTTCTCGATATCTGCCCGCAACCTGAGACGAAGAAAGCTAAGGGCGGCTCTAACATCCATCTTCCTGTTCACAGCAGTCTTCGCATTTGTTACACTCACATCCTTCTCATATGAGAGTGGCCTAGCGTCGATCTATATGTTCGGAAGGATTGCCCCGCCATATGACGGTGTCATTGTGCGGAAGCCGACTGAGGATGAACTAAGACCCTACGATTCAATCGAAACCGCTGTCACACTGTGGCTTAAAGGGCGGAGAGGAGTGACAGTTGTGGCCCCGAAAGTTGAGAGTGTGCCCCAAATGTACAGGATCGGCTACCTAGAGAATGAAGAGTTAGGTTTGACATTTGAGGTCCAAGGGCTGGTGGGGATATTCCCGAGGTTAGAGGAAAATGTAAGCGAGGTTAAGAGTTGCCTTCTAAATGGCAGATTTCTTGGAGACGACGACTTAACTGGCATTCTGATAAGTGCTGAAGCATCAAAGGCGCTTAAGGTTGGGGTGAATGAAACTGTGAAGGCGCTGGGCCAAAGATTCATCGTCGTCGGAGTCTTTGATGGAAGAGCTCTAGAAGGCGTCCGAGAGATGGATGGAACAAGCTTCGTCCCAATCTATCTTGTCAGCGCAGGAATGGATATCGTTCCAGCTGAATGCTCAGGCGGGAAGGTAATAATAGTACATGCAAACGCGGCATCGAAACTGACTCAGACAGTGACCTCGAGAGTCGCGGTTAGGTCGACACAGAGCCTTGAAGAACTGGCAAGGCTGACAGTGTTAAACTGGCCTAACATCGAATGTTTCATCTGCATCGGCGGTAAAATAACCCGCATGTATATAGGCTCATACTATAAAACTAGCGGCTTCGCTCCCTTAGCCGTGCCGCTCATCATGGTCGTCTTAAACGTCGGATTAGTTGTGCTTGCTTCAGTATATGAACGAAGAAGAGAGGTTTCAATACTTTCGACGGTAGGATTAAACCCATTCCAGATAACCGCTGTCTTCCTAGCCGAAGCAGTCGTCATCGGCATAATAGCGGGGAGCATAGGATATATTCTAGGAGTTTCGAGCTACCGCTTCCTCGCCCTCTTGGGTTTCCCCCTAGACGTCAAGATAAAAACAGAGGCCATATGGTGCATACTGGCCTTCTGCTTCTCGATAGGCGCAGCTGTTCTCGGGGCAGCTGTACCGGCTAACAGGGCCTCAACAGTTGTTACACCCTCAACGCTGAAGAAGTGGCGAATAGAGAGGGAGCCTAAAAACCCGGATGATCCCTGGATTCTCAACATCCCCCTCCGCGTCCCGCCGAAAAGCATGAATGACCTCTTCGAATTCATCCAGGAGAGGCTTCGAAGATATGCTGACGGGCAGATAGACCGCATAGATGTTAGGGATGCCTTGTGGCGAGGGGTCAAAAAAGCTGACCCTAAAACCGCTGAAGAAAATACTAGCTATATAAAGTTTATGCACATTCAGAAAGAAAAGAACATGGTCACAACCAATACATTACTATTCACGGAAACAGGTGAGCAGGGCTCTTATGGGCTACTCTTAATATCTAAAACACGGGAGGGAACAAGCAGACAGAAGGGAAGATACTTCGTTCATCAGACAGCCTCATTAATCCGCCGCTTAATACTAGAATACACGGCGGAGAGAGCACATTCGGAAAATCTTCAAAAGAAAGCACGCAAAGATATGCATAGCCAATAA
- a CDS encoding OFA family MFS transporter, which yields MTSKKDEAARPGLSRSKYIFASIMINLCLGAVYAFSILVPPLEAEFGWKRIETSPAFTIALLTFALSMVPAGKLLDRKGPRFVATVGGVLLGLGMILSSYTDSLTWLYLSYGFIVGLGIGFAYGAPIATCNKWFPDKKGLATGLVVFGFGGGSIIFAPLWTSLIESFGWRYTFTLTGILFTVLTVSPAQILRNPPEDYRPGAKALASASKAKRDLKPTEMIQTSKFYLLWISYLFGTTAGLMIIGQAKMMAMELANIDSLQASFAVSILGGFNALGRIMWGYIGDKAGRETTLSATFLTCTVSLLLISTIFEPAIFIAGLCLIGLCFGGFLALYPSLTSDHYGSRNMGINYGLLFTAYGGGSILGPTLASYTRTYNGSYLPALYASAFLALLGTILALVLKMRIKTELDKKSQEDRQT from the coding sequence ATGACTTCGAAGAAGGATGAGGCTGCTAGGCCCGGATTATCAAGGTCGAAATATATATTCGCCTCTATTATGATAAATTTATGCCTCGGAGCGGTTTATGCCTTCAGCATACTAGTTCCACCGCTTGAAGCTGAGTTTGGATGGAAGAGAATAGAGACTTCTCCCGCCTTTACCATAGCACTGCTAACCTTTGCTCTCTCTATGGTTCCGGCCGGGAAACTCCTAGATCGGAAGGGTCCAAGATTCGTGGCGACTGTTGGGGGTGTTCTACTCGGACTTGGTATGATCCTCTCTAGCTATACGGATTCACTTACATGGCTTTACTTGTCATACGGGTTTATAGTTGGGCTTGGTATAGGCTTCGCCTACGGCGCGCCCATCGCAACATGCAATAAATGGTTCCCTGATAAGAAGGGGTTAGCAACGGGGCTTGTTGTCTTCGGCTTCGGCGGCGGCTCCATAATATTTGCGCCATTATGGACCTCACTCATTGAATCCTTTGGATGGAGATACACTTTCACATTGACGGGAATACTTTTCACTGTTCTAACTGTCAGCCCAGCCCAGATTCTCAGGAACCCGCCGGAAGATTATAGACCAGGCGCCAAAGCTTTGGCTTCAGCATCTAAAGCGAAGAGGGATCTGAAACCTACCGAGATGATTCAAACATCAAAATTCTATCTTCTCTGGATCAGCTACCTATTCGGTACAACGGCAGGTCTGATGATAATTGGGCAAGCTAAGATGATGGCTATGGAACTTGCGAACATCGACAGCCTGCAAGCCTCATTCGCCGTCTCGATCCTAGGAGGCTTCAACGCGCTTGGCAGAATAATGTGGGGGTACATTGGAGACAAAGCTGGAAGGGAGACAACATTATCCGCCACTTTCCTCACCTGCACAGTCTCACTCTTATTAATCAGCACCATATTTGAGCCGGCAATATTCATCGCTGGTCTCTGCCTGATAGGCCTATGCTTCGGAGGCTTCCTTGCCCTCTACCCATCATTAACCTCAGACCACTATGGAAGCAGAAACATGGGAATAAACTATGGGTTGCTCTTCACCGCTTATGGAGGCGGAAGCATCCTGGGACCGACACTAGCAAGTTACACAAGAACATACAATGGGTCATACCTCCCAGCTCTGTATGCCTCAGCATTCTTAGCCCTCCTCGGAACAATCTTGGCATTAGTCCTCAAGATGAGAATCAAGACCGAACTGGATAAAAAATCCCAAGAGGATCGCCAAACTTAA
- a CDS encoding zinc finger domain-containing protein, translating to MKKSTMPICTSCNRVIGPGVGANKFLCPNCGEITIWRCTKCRSFRRTYRCPGCGFQGP from the coding sequence ATGAAAAAATCCACAATGCCCATTTGTACCTCATGCAATAGAGTTATAGGCCCAGGCGTCGGAGCAAATAAGTTTCTATGCCCCAACTGTGGAGAGATAACGATATGGCGATGCACAAAATGTCGAAGCTTCAGACGCACCTACAGATGCCCTGGCTGCGGTTTCCAGGGACCGTGA